One Leopardus geoffroyi isolate Oge1 chromosome C1, O.geoffroyi_Oge1_pat1.0, whole genome shotgun sequence DNA segment encodes these proteins:
- the LOC123598507 gene encoding bile acid receptor-like — translation MANTYVTTSDEYCLAEPVQYYDILPEQISYRLYDTDFQESPFCQYSTVQLPTALQSQSLQSHFNTCSLDPQFSGGECGLVSCELNKPTYVVDHDVEDGYSGIKRSRLTHSSMRIKRQEDLCVVCGDKASGYHYNALTCEGCKGKDKVFFRRSITKNAVYHCKNGGHCEMDMYMRRKCQECRLKKCKAVGMLAECLLTEIQCKSKRLRKNFKQKNSFSSSIKVEEEVDNKLVSSTTRSGKVIKESMELTHEEHQLIKDIVAAHQKYTSPLEETKMFLQKYANPELSFLQLSETMVLHLQGLVDFTKGLPGFENLTTEDQTALRKGSKTEVMFLHGAQLYSLKECLSSASESTMRISDHSDHSLNCHNQSVNRSVIYSMETFCNKDCPPTTLTGIAEEFINTLFYFYRRMSELTITNTEYALLAATTVFFSDRPCLKNKQYVENLQEPVLQILYKYSKIYHPEDLQHFARLIGRLTELRTLNHNYSEILSTWKAKDPKLASLLSEKWDLYSHC, via the exons ATGGCAAATACTTATGTTACTACATCTGATGAGTACTGTCTTGCTGAACCAGTGCAGTACTATG ATATTCTGCCGGAGCAAATCAGTTATCGGCTGTACGACACTGATTTTCAAGAATCGCCTTTTTGCCAGTATTCTACCGTCCAGTTGCCAACAGCTCTACAGTCCCAATCTTTACAAAGTCATTTCAACACTTGCAGCTTGGATCCACAGTTCAGTGGTGGAGAATGTGGACTTGTTTCCTGTGAATTAAATAAACCCACTTATGTGGTTGACCATGATGTTGAAGATGGATACTCTGGAATAAAAAGGTCCAGACTAACTCATTCTTCTATGCGAATTAAGAGACAGGAAGACCTCTGTGTAGTTTGTGGTGATAAAGCATCAGGATATCATTATAATGCACTTACTTGTGAAGGTTGCAAAGGTAAGGATAAA GTTTTTTTTCGACGTAGCATCACCAAAAATGCAGTATATCATTGCAAGAATGGTGGCCACTGTGAAATGGACATGTACATGCGTAGGAAATGTCAAGAGTGCAGACTAAAAAAGTGTAAGGCAGTAGGAATGTTGGCAGAAT GTTTGCTCACAGAAATCCAATGCAAATCAAAGAGACTTcgaaagaattttaagcagaagaaTAGTTTTTCCTCTAGCATCAAAGTGGAAGAGGAAGTAGACAACAAGCTTGTATCATCCACCACTAGATCTGGAAAAGTG ATTAAGGAGAGCATGGAACTAACTCACGAGGAACATCAGCTCATTAAGGACATTGTGGCTGCTCATCAAAAATACACAAGTCCTTTAGAGGAAACAAAGATGTTT CTCCAGAAGTATGCAAATCCTGAGCTGAGCTTTTTGCAACTCTCGGAGACCATGGTCCTACACCTACAGGGGTTAGTGGATTTTACCAAGGGACTCCCAG GATTTGAAAATTTGACAACTGAGGACCAGACTGCATTACGTAAAGGATCAAAAACTGAAGTGATGTTTCTTCACGGGGCCCAACTTTACAGCCTGAAAGAATGTCTTTCGTCAGCTTCTGAAA GTACTATGAGAATATCAGATCATTCAGATCACTCACTGAATTGTCACAATCAGAGTGTTAATAGAAGTGTTATTTATTCTATGGAAACCTTTTGCAACAAAGACTGTCCTCCTACTACACTGACTG GTATTGCTGAAGAATTTATTAACACATTGTTTTACTTCTACAGAAGAATGAGTGAGCTTACTATTACTAATACTGAATATGCTCTGCTTGCAGCAACAACTGTGTTTTTTTCAG ATCGTCCATGccttaaaaataagcaatatgtGGAAAATTTACAAGAACCAGTTTTACAGATTTTATACAAGTATTCAAAAATTTATCATCCAGAAGACCTACAGCATTTTGCTCGTCTCATAGGGAGGCTCACAGAACTGAGGACACTGAATCACAACTACTCAGAAATACTTAGCACTTGGAAAGCAAAGGACCCCAAATTGGCTAGTTTACTCTCAGAGAAATGGGATTTGTATTCACATTGCTGA